One stretch of Comamonas testosteroni DNA includes these proteins:
- a CDS encoding YifB family Mg chelatase-like AAA ATPase codes for MGLALVQSRALLGLQAPAVTVEVHLANGLPSFTLVGLADVEVKEARERVRAAIVNAGLEFPNNKRITVNLAPADLPKDSGRFDLPIALGILAASGQIDAQRLADYEFAGELSLTGALRPVRGALATALALQRQQQRVRLVLPPDSALEAAFVPAIEVFGAVHLLDVVRQFIAHDAAPSEQGDGVEGWQRVHSRPAEASLQSLDLREVRGQMQAKRALEIAAAGAHGVLMIGPPGSGKSMLAQRFAGLLPGMTDEEALEAAAIASLSGRFTPQLWRQRPFAAPHHTASSVALVGGGSPPRPGEISYAHCGALFLDELPEFARSALEALREPLETGRITIVRAVQRAEFPARFQLVAAMNPCPCGYWGSRVRACRCSPDQVARYQARISGPLLDRIDLHVEVAALSPEELLAAPEGESSAAVQQRVSAARDKALLRQGLPNHQLQGVQLDTHLQLEPEALTFAHKAAARLGWSARGTHRALKVARTIADLADSDAITQAHLAEALQYRRALMQP; via the coding sequence ATGGGTCTGGCTCTGGTTCAAAGTCGTGCCCTGCTGGGCCTGCAGGCACCGGCCGTCACGGTGGAGGTCCATCTGGCCAACGGACTGCCTTCGTTCACGCTGGTGGGCCTGGCGGATGTGGAGGTCAAGGAGGCCCGCGAGCGCGTGCGTGCAGCCATTGTCAATGCGGGGCTGGAGTTCCCGAACAACAAGCGCATCACGGTCAATCTGGCTCCGGCAGATCTGCCCAAGGACTCAGGCCGCTTTGACTTGCCGATAGCGCTGGGAATTCTGGCGGCCAGCGGGCAGATCGATGCACAGCGGCTCGCCGATTATGAGTTTGCAGGAGAGCTGTCCCTGACAGGTGCCCTGCGCCCGGTACGCGGAGCCCTGGCTACGGCGCTGGCCTTGCAGCGTCAGCAACAGCGCGTGCGGCTGGTGCTGCCGCCAGACAGTGCGCTGGAGGCCGCTTTCGTGCCGGCTATCGAAGTCTTCGGCGCTGTGCATCTGCTGGATGTGGTCAGGCAGTTCATCGCGCATGACGCCGCCCCGTCGGAGCAGGGCGATGGCGTGGAGGGCTGGCAGCGGGTGCACTCCAGACCTGCTGAAGCTTCTTTGCAGTCGCTGGATCTGCGGGAGGTGCGCGGCCAGATGCAGGCCAAGCGTGCTCTTGAAATTGCAGCTGCCGGAGCTCACGGCGTCTTGATGATCGGCCCTCCGGGTTCTGGGAAATCCATGCTGGCCCAGCGCTTTGCGGGTTTGCTGCCCGGCATGACCGATGAGGAAGCCCTCGAAGCCGCCGCCATTGCCAGCCTCAGCGGTCGTTTCACGCCGCAGTTGTGGCGTCAGAGGCCGTTTGCCGCTCCCCATCACACGGCCAGCTCCGTCGCGCTGGTCGGCGGCGGCTCGCCGCCGCGGCCCGGCGAGATTTCATATGCCCATTGCGGGGCGCTTTTTCTCGACGAGCTGCCCGAGTTCGCGCGCAGTGCCCTGGAGGCCCTGCGCGAGCCGCTGGAGACCGGGCGCATCACCATCGTGCGGGCCGTGCAGAGGGCGGAGTTTCCGGCTCGTTTCCAACTGGTGGCAGCCATGAACCCCTGCCCCTGCGGCTACTGGGGCTCGCGCGTGAGGGCCTGCCGCTGCTCCCCCGATCAGGTGGCACGTTATCAGGCACGCATCAGCGGGCCCTTGCTGGACCGTATCGATCTGCATGTGGAGGTGGCGGCACTGTCGCCCGAGGAGCTTCTGGCTGCGCCCGAAGGGGAGAGCAGCGCTGCCGTGCAGCAACGCGTGAGTGCAGCCAGGGACAAGGCCTTGCTGCGCCAGGGCCTGCCCAATCATCAGTTGCAGGGGGTGCAGCTCGACACGCATCTGCAGCTGGAGCCCGAGGCGCTGACCTTTGCGCACAAGGCTGCAGCGCGCCTTGGCTGGTCGGCACGCGGCACGCACCGGGCCTTGAAGGTGGCGCGAACCATTGCCGATCTGGCGGACTCGGATGCCATCACGCAAGCCCATCTGGCCGAGGCATTGCAATACCGCCGCGCACTGATGCAGCCGTGA
- a CDS encoding Bug family tripartite tricarboxylate transporter substrate binding protein encodes MQRRIFGKLAAGLGLSAGLLGSGALQAQESHALFPNKTPLRMVVGYPPGGATDRVARIVADRLQVRLGSPVIVENKPGAGGRLSAQYVKNAPASQPAVLLANPAVMVVAPLVFPDSGYDPEKDFRPISEVNRYEFGLAVASAVPVKELSHLLAWLKANPQQANFGVPATGSLPHFFALMLGETAKVPVEVVGYKGSGPLLTDLMGGQIPIAVDTFDTQIAQHEAGKLRVLATSGERRSTMAPGIPTLKELGVNLVGTGWNTLFAPQSMAPATVQRLSQLVQEVMKETDTQHKFAASSLVPVVSSAQDTEKMLKAYRAQWAPVVQRSGFKP; translated from the coding sequence ATGCAAAGAAGAATCTTCGGCAAGCTCGCGGCAGGGCTCGGCCTGAGCGCTGGATTGCTGGGCAGCGGCGCGCTGCAGGCCCAGGAGAGCCATGCCCTGTTTCCCAACAAGACACCGCTGCGCATGGTGGTCGGCTATCCGCCCGGCGGCGCCACCGACCGCGTGGCACGCATCGTGGCCGACCGGCTGCAGGTCCGATTGGGCAGCCCGGTCATCGTGGAAAACAAGCCCGGCGCGGGCGGCCGTCTGTCGGCCCAGTACGTGAAGAACGCGCCCGCCTCCCAGCCCGCCGTGCTGCTGGCCAATCCCGCCGTGATGGTGGTGGCGCCGCTGGTGTTTCCGGACTCCGGCTACGACCCGGAAAAGGACTTCCGCCCCATCAGCGAGGTGAACCGCTACGAGTTCGGCCTGGCCGTGGCCAGCGCCGTGCCCGTGAAGGAGCTGTCGCACCTGCTGGCCTGGCTCAAGGCCAATCCGCAGCAGGCCAATTTCGGCGTGCCGGCCACGGGCAGCCTGCCGCACTTTTTCGCACTGATGCTGGGCGAGACCGCCAAGGTGCCGGTCGAGGTCGTGGGCTACAAGGGCTCTGGCCCGCTGCTCACCGACCTGATGGGCGGGCAGATCCCCATTGCCGTGGACACTTTCGACACCCAGATTGCCCAGCACGAAGCAGGCAAGCTGCGCGTGCTGGCCACCTCGGGCGAGCGCCGCAGCACCATGGCGCCCGGCATTCCCACGCTCAAGGAGCTGGGCGTGAACCTGGTCGGCACGGGCTGGAATACCTTGTTCGCCCCTCAGAGCATGGCGCCGGCCACGGTGCAGCGCCTGTCGCAGCTGGTGCAGGAGGTGATGAAGGAAACCGACACGCAGCACAAGTTCGCCGCCTCCAGCCTGGTACCCGTGGTCAGCAGTGCGCAGGACACGGAAAAAATGCTCAAGGCCTACCGCGCGCAATGGGCGCCGGTGGTGCAGCGCTCGGGTTTCAAGCCCTGA
- a CDS encoding CaiB/BaiF CoA transferase family protein, producing the protein MTAAAVSSATARTGALSHLRVLDLSRVLAGPWCTQNLADMGADVIKIEKPGEGDDTRHWGPPFFPDQDGRPTTQACYFAACNRNKRSVTVDMATPEGQAIIRELAMQSDVLVENFKTEGLRRYGLDYESLSALNPRLIYCSVTGFGHTGPYAPRAGYDLLVQAMSGLMSVTGHADGEPGGAPMRVGVAVIDLFTGMYATTAILGALEARHSTGRGQHIDMALLDVAMAVLANQGTGFLNTGSIPGRQGNTHPSVVPYQDFPTADGNMLLAIGNDGQFARFCEAAGVAWHQDARFTTNAGRVIHRVEIVDMMSELTRSRSTADWIALLEARAVPCGPINNIRQAFEDPHVQARGLRITQQRYPDGPLPQGESINQVVTTASPLRLSDTPATLRYAPPALGQHTEEVLAERLGLDAARLQELRGRGVL; encoded by the coding sequence ATGACCGCTGCTGCTGTTTCCTCCGCCACTGCCCGCACAGGTGCCCTGAGCCATCTGCGCGTGCTCGATCTCTCACGCGTGCTCGCCGGCCCCTGGTGCACACAGAATCTGGCCGACATGGGCGCCGACGTGATCAAGATCGAAAAGCCCGGCGAAGGCGACGACACGCGCCACTGGGGGCCGCCCTTTTTCCCCGATCAAGATGGCCGGCCCACAACCCAAGCCTGCTATTTCGCGGCCTGCAACCGCAACAAGCGATCGGTCACGGTCGACATGGCAACCCCGGAAGGCCAGGCCATCATCCGCGAGCTGGCCATGCAAAGCGACGTGCTGGTGGAGAACTTCAAGACCGAGGGTCTGAGGCGCTACGGCCTGGACTATGAATCCCTGAGCGCGCTGAACCCGCGCCTGATCTACTGCTCGGTCACGGGCTTCGGCCACACCGGACCGTATGCGCCGCGCGCCGGCTACGACCTGCTGGTTCAGGCCATGAGCGGGCTGATGAGCGTCACCGGCCATGCCGACGGCGAGCCCGGCGGCGCCCCCATGCGCGTAGGCGTGGCCGTGATCGACCTGTTCACCGGCATGTACGCCACCACGGCCATTCTGGGCGCGCTCGAGGCACGCCACAGCACGGGCCGAGGCCAGCATATCGATATGGCGCTGCTGGACGTGGCCATGGCAGTGCTGGCCAACCAGGGCACAGGTTTCCTGAACACCGGGAGCATTCCGGGCCGCCAGGGCAACACCCACCCCAGCGTGGTTCCTTATCAGGACTTTCCCACGGCCGACGGCAATATGCTGCTGGCGATAGGCAACGACGGCCAGTTCGCACGCTTTTGCGAAGCGGCCGGCGTGGCCTGGCACCAGGACGCGCGCTTCACCACGAACGCGGGCCGGGTCATTCACCGTGTGGAGATCGTCGACATGATGTCCGAGCTGACCCGCAGCCGCAGCACGGCCGACTGGATCGCGTTGCTGGAAGCCCGCGCCGTGCCCTGCGGCCCCATCAACAACATCCGTCAGGCCTTTGAAGACCCCCATGTGCAGGCACGTGGCCTGCGCATCACGCAGCAGCGCTACCCGGATGGACCGCTGCCGCAGGGCGAGTCCATCAACCAGGTGGTCACCACGGCCAGCCCTCTGCGCCTGTCCGACACTCCGGCCACGCTGCGTTATGCGCCTCCAGCCCTGGGCCAGCACACGGAAGAGGTGCTGGCCGAGCGGCTGGGGCTGGATGCGGCGCGGCTGCAGGAGCTGCGCGGCAGGGGGGTGCTGTAG
- a CDS encoding LysR substrate-binding domain-containing protein: MQLKSLRMFEAVCESGSFGAAAQRLHTVQSNVTAHIKKLEDEAGVQLLMRASPVFPTPAGRTLLESARQMLQSHDQVLAMLQARQFAAGQVKGALRIGSMETTAALRLPPLLAELRRQHPDIDLELDAQPSAALLMELAAGRIDCAFINGAAPQNELQSWPVFREELVLVSGQPLTRFPTAAEFSSAVFLAFRQGCSYRQRIELLMASMGVTAVRIMELGMLDTILGCVAAGMGYALLSRSLVEAQQQRFGVHWMTLPGKSGQELAFVDTCFVTAAVQGWSPALHAFAQVLGVHPHATQAQPVALALAA, encoded by the coding sequence ATGCAACTCAAATCCCTGCGCATGTTTGAAGCCGTCTGCGAAAGCGGCAGCTTTGGTGCCGCTGCCCAGCGGCTGCACACCGTGCAATCCAATGTCACGGCCCATATCAAAAAGCTCGAGGACGAAGCAGGCGTGCAATTGCTGATGCGGGCCAGCCCGGTCTTTCCCACTCCGGCCGGACGCACGCTGCTGGAGTCTGCGCGGCAGATGCTGCAGTCGCACGACCAGGTGCTGGCCATGCTGCAAGCCCGGCAATTTGCAGCCGGACAGGTCAAGGGCGCCTTGCGCATAGGCTCGATGGAAACCACGGCTGCCCTGCGTCTGCCGCCACTGCTGGCCGAGTTGCGCAGGCAGCATCCGGATATCGACCTGGAACTGGACGCCCAGCCCAGCGCCGCATTGCTGATGGAGCTGGCGGCCGGCCGCATCGACTGTGCCTTCATCAACGGCGCCGCACCGCAAAACGAGCTGCAATCCTGGCCCGTGTTCCGCGAAGAGCTGGTGCTGGTCAGCGGACAGCCGCTGACGCGCTTCCCCACCGCCGCAGAGTTCAGCAGCGCCGTGTTTCTGGCCTTTCGCCAGGGCTGCAGCTATCGCCAGCGGATCGAGCTGCTGATGGCCTCTATGGGTGTGACGGCGGTACGCATCATGGAGCTGGGCATGCTGGACACCATCCTCGGCTGCGTGGCCGCCGGTATGGGCTATGCACTGCTGTCGCGCTCGCTGGTCGAAGCCCAGCAGCAGCGCTTTGGCGTGCACTGGATGACGCTGCCCGGCAAGAGCGGGCAGGAGCTGGCCTTTGTCGACACCTGTTTTGTGACTGCTGCCGTACAAGGCTGGTCGCCGGCACTGCATGCATTTGCGCAGGTACTGGGTGTCCATCCACATGCCACACAGGCACAGCCCGTGGCACTGGCTCTTGCCGCCTGA
- a CDS encoding YbfB/YjiJ family MFS transporter — MIERKELPLLLTGFMATLSGVGLARFAYTALMPQMVHAGWFSGEQVAYLGAANLLGYLIGALVAAPLAERMGALRVLVICWVAVMLSFAGCSLPQPMALFFVWRLISGIAGAALMVLGPSVAMAAAAPSRRATLGPLMFCGIGVGALLAATLVPMFARSSLSAVWWALTALCALALYSGRHAARQIPLHAPVAVQPTATAATSGATPWSLAVILVLTAYACDAFGFVPHTVFWVDYLDRELQLGGAYASTQWAFFGLGAMVGPLCAAYCATRWGWWGTTTGAYAVKAVAIGLPLVWAGFGGHALSGFVVGALSPGMAAITSGYLMQLIGPGRHKKMWGYATAAFALLQASSGYLMAFVYASSGSYRQLFVLGCAALGLGALLVASSRLARAAQ; from the coding sequence GTGATCGAGCGCAAAGAACTTCCCCTGCTGTTGACCGGCTTCATGGCCACCCTGAGCGGCGTCGGCCTGGCCCGTTTCGCCTATACGGCGCTGATGCCGCAGATGGTGCATGCGGGCTGGTTCAGCGGCGAGCAGGTGGCATATCTGGGCGCCGCCAATCTGCTCGGCTATCTGATCGGGGCCCTGGTCGCCGCGCCGCTGGCCGAGCGCATGGGCGCGCTGCGCGTGCTGGTGATCTGCTGGGTGGCCGTGATGCTCAGCTTTGCGGGCTGCAGCCTGCCCCAGCCCATGGCCTTGTTCTTTGTCTGGCGGCTGATCTCGGGCATTGCCGGGGCCGCGCTGATGGTGCTGGGCCCGTCGGTGGCCATGGCTGCCGCCGCGCCGTCGCGCCGCGCCACGCTGGGGCCGCTGATGTTCTGCGGCATTGGCGTGGGTGCCTTGCTGGCCGCCACGCTGGTGCCCATGTTTGCGCGCAGCAGCCTGAGCGCCGTCTGGTGGGCGCTGACGGCGCTATGTGCGCTGGCGCTTTACAGCGGCCGGCATGCTGCGCGCCAGATTCCCCTGCATGCGCCGGTGGCGGTCCAGCCCACGGCGACGGCCGCAACTTCCGGGGCAACGCCCTGGAGCCTGGCGGTGATCCTGGTGTTGACTGCCTATGCCTGCGACGCCTTCGGCTTTGTGCCGCACACCGTGTTCTGGGTGGACTACCTGGATCGCGAGCTGCAGCTGGGCGGCGCCTATGCATCGACGCAATGGGCATTCTTCGGGCTTGGAGCGATGGTCGGGCCGTTGTGCGCGGCCTACTGTGCCACGCGCTGGGGCTGGTGGGGAACGACCACGGGCGCCTATGCTGTCAAGGCCGTGGCCATCGGCCTGCCGCTGGTCTGGGCCGGTTTCGGCGGCCATGCGCTGTCGGGCTTTGTGGTGGGGGCGCTGTCGCCGGGCATGGCGGCCATTACTTCGGGCTATCTGATGCAGCTCATTGGCCCCGGCCGGCACAAGAAAATGTGGGGCTATGCCACGGCGGCATTTGCGCTGTTGCAGGCCAGCTCCGGCTATCTGATGGCATTTGTCTACGCCAGCAGTGGCAGCTATCGCCAGCTGTTCGTGCTGGGCTGCGCGGCGCTGGGCCTGGGGGCGCTGCTGGTGGCCTCCAGCCGCCTTGCCCGCGCGGCGCAATGA
- a CDS encoding NAD(P)H-dependent flavin oxidoreductase: MSKLPSWMTGLGLQHPIIQAPMAGTSTPQLAAAVSNAYALGSVGIGAYGLEQARQHIEQTRALTDRPFNVNLFCHRAPVADAEREAQWLRYLAPEFERYGASVPSGLRCIYESALGNARLQAMLLELRPAVVSFHFGLPEQGFVDALRAAGITTLACATSLDEARQIEQAGVDVIVAQGMEAGGHRGAFVPEQDTLMGTLALVRLLARESRLPVVAAGGIMDGAGIAAALQLGACAVQMGTAFILCPESAASQAYRAELQSDSAQHTAITAAISGRPARGMFNRLHQMGRDYAGALPAYPMVYDAGKALHQAASAQGSSDYAAHWAGQGAPLARAMPAAELVRTLAQELEQAVA, from the coding sequence ATGAGCAAACTACCTTCATGGATGACAGGCCTGGGTCTGCAGCATCCCATCATTCAGGCCCCGATGGCCGGGACCTCAACCCCGCAGCTGGCAGCTGCCGTGAGCAATGCATACGCCCTGGGTTCGGTCGGCATAGGCGCCTACGGCCTTGAGCAGGCGCGCCAGCACATCGAACAGACGCGTGCGCTGACCGATCGCCCCTTCAACGTCAACCTCTTCTGCCACCGTGCGCCGGTAGCAGATGCAGAGCGCGAAGCGCAGTGGCTGCGCTATCTGGCGCCGGAGTTCGAGCGCTACGGCGCGTCCGTGCCGTCTGGCCTGCGCTGCATCTACGAGTCTGCACTGGGCAATGCGCGATTGCAGGCCATGCTGCTGGAGCTGCGTCCCGCTGTGGTGAGCTTTCATTTCGGCCTGCCGGAGCAGGGCTTTGTCGATGCCTTGCGCGCCGCCGGCATCACCACGCTGGCCTGTGCCACCAGTCTCGATGAGGCGCGCCAGATCGAGCAGGCCGGGGTGGATGTGATCGTGGCCCAGGGCATGGAGGCGGGCGGCCATCGCGGCGCTTTCGTGCCCGAGCAGGACACTCTGATGGGGACTTTGGCGCTGGTGCGGCTGCTGGCGCGCGAGTCCCGCCTGCCCGTGGTCGCTGCAGGCGGCATCATGGACGGTGCAGGCATTGCCGCAGCTCTGCAGCTCGGAGCCTGTGCCGTACAGATGGGCACGGCCTTCATCCTCTGTCCTGAATCCGCAGCCAGCCAGGCCTACCGCGCCGAGCTGCAAAGCGACAGCGCTCAGCACACGGCCATCACCGCCGCCATTTCCGGACGCCCTGCGCGCGGCATGTTCAACCGCCTGCACCAGATGGGGCGGGACTATGCGGGAGCACTGCCCGCCTATCCCATGGTGTATGACGCAGGCAAGGCGCTGCACCAGGCCGCCAGCGCGCAGGGCAGCAGCGACTATGCCGCGCACTGGGCCGGCCAGGGCGCACCGCTGGCTCGCGCCATGCCCGCCGCCGAACTCGTGCGCACGCTGGCGCAGGAGCTGGAGCAGGCCGTGGCCTAG
- a CDS encoding sulfatase, with the protein MTDSRPNLIFILADDLGYADLGCTGARDAHNNATDVSPRLDAMAAQGLRFTRGYSNSSVCSPTRFALATGRWQYRLRGAAEEPIASVHGDKVLGLPPDHPTVASLLRDAGYATALVGKWHLGYPPHFGPRLSGYEEFYGFHAGGADYFAHCDPRGRPDFWLNEEPHAEDGYLTDLLSRRAVDFVKRQTADQPFYLSLHYSAPHWPWLTREDRAESERLQGMGKHIDGGSIDTYQRMIHHMDEGIGWLLDALEEKGMSENTLIVFTSDNGGERFSNTWPFVGQKMDLLEGGIRVPLLARWPARMTAGAVCDTPSLTMDWSATFLAAAGVSADADYPLDGISLLPLMQDQSWMPERDLAWRMKHREQKALIRGDWKYLQIEGIEYLFHIGNDPRERANLRDREPRKLAELRSAWEHWNQDLPPIPEEAKVSLVFTKADLPQASF; encoded by the coding sequence ATGACCGACTCCCGTCCCAATCTGATCTTCATCCTGGCCGATGACCTCGGCTATGCCGACCTGGGCTGCACCGGTGCGCGCGATGCGCACAACAACGCCACCGATGTCTCGCCGCGCCTGGACGCCATGGCGGCCCAGGGCCTGCGCTTCACGCGCGGCTACTCGAACTCGTCGGTGTGCTCTCCAACGCGCTTTGCGCTGGCCACGGGCCGCTGGCAGTACCGCCTGCGCGGTGCGGCCGAGGAGCCGATCGCCAGCGTGCATGGCGACAAGGTGCTGGGCCTGCCGCCCGATCACCCCACGGTGGCCTCGCTGCTGCGCGATGCTGGCTACGCCACGGCCCTGGTCGGCAAATGGCATCTGGGCTACCCGCCACATTTCGGCCCGCGCCTGTCGGGCTACGAGGAGTTCTACGGCTTTCATGCCGGCGGCGCCGACTACTTCGCCCACTGCGACCCGCGCGGACGCCCCGACTTCTGGCTCAACGAGGAGCCGCATGCCGAAGACGGCTACCTGACCGATCTGCTGAGCCGCCGCGCCGTGGACTTCGTCAAGCGCCAGACGGCCGACCAGCCCTTCTACCTCTCGCTGCACTACAGCGCGCCGCACTGGCCCTGGCTGACGCGCGAGGACCGCGCCGAATCCGAGCGCCTGCAAGGCATGGGCAAGCATATCGACGGCGGCTCCATCGACACCTATCAGCGCATGATCCATCACATGGACGAAGGCATAGGCTGGCTGCTGGATGCGCTGGAGGAAAAAGGCATGAGCGAGAACACGCTGATCGTCTTCACCAGCGACAACGGCGGCGAGCGCTTCTCCAATACCTGGCCCTTCGTGGGCCAGAAGATGGACCTGCTCGAAGGCGGCATCCGCGTGCCTTTGCTGGCACGCTGGCCGGCGCGCATGACGGCCGGAGCCGTCTGCGACACGCCCAGCCTGACCATGGACTGGTCGGCCACCTTCCTGGCCGCCGCCGGCGTATCGGCAGATGCCGACTATCCGCTGGACGGCATCAGCCTGCTGCCCCTGATGCAGGACCAGAGCTGGATGCCCGAGCGCGACCTGGCCTGGCGCATGAAACACCGCGAGCAAAAGGCCTTGATACGCGGCGACTGGAAATATCTGCAGATCGAGGGCATCGAGTACCTGTTCCACATCGGCAACGACCCGCGTGAGCGCGCCAATCTGCGTGACCGTGAGCCCCGGAAGCTGGCCGAGCTGCGCAGCGCCTGGGAGCACTGGAATCAGGACTTGCCGCCGATTCCCGAGGAAGCCAAGGTCTCGCTGGTGTTCACCAAGGCAGACCTGCCCCAGGCCAGCTTCTGA
- a CDS encoding MarR family winged helix-turn-helix transcriptional regulator: MTKVQSHPWRQPSELDDLFLYHLARLMSSTGTMVVRLCEGGFGITRREWRMIGLLATKGAMQPSGLAELAQLDRTRTSRTISTLIAKGLLHKQGMAGDGRQAMVQLTAAGLALHTQLFPQIQAINQELLSDCSDAELQVLSQVFERVRTRAALMQEQGSFPKAERRRGRAAGKQPARDDATG; encoded by the coding sequence ATGACCAAGGTGCAGAGCCACCCCTGGCGGCAGCCGTCCGAGCTGGACGATCTGTTCCTCTACCATCTGGCCCGACTGATGAGCTCGACCGGGACCATGGTGGTGCGCCTGTGCGAGGGCGGCTTCGGCATCACCCGGCGCGAGTGGCGCATGATCGGCCTGCTGGCCACCAAGGGCGCCATGCAGCCCTCTGGGCTCGCAGAACTGGCGCAGCTCGATCGCACGCGCACCTCGCGGACCATCTCCACCCTGATTGCCAAGGGGCTGCTGCACAAGCAGGGCATGGCCGGCGACGGGCGCCAGGCCATGGTGCAGCTGACGGCCGCCGGGCTGGCGCTGCACACCCAGCTGTTTCCGCAGATACAGGCGATCAACCAGGAGCTGCTGAGCGATTGCAGCGATGCCGAGCTTCAGGTGTTGTCGCAGGTGTTCGAGCGCGTGCGTACCAGGGCGGCGCTCATGCAGGAGCAGGGCAGCTTTCCCAAGGCCGAACGACGTCGTGGCCGGGCCGCGGGCAAGCAGCCCGCCCGCGATGACGCCACCGGCTGA
- a CDS encoding tripartite tricarboxylate transporter substrate binding protein, with translation MPCTRIARSALAGLAAAALLLPAAHAADSWPAKPIRIIVPTPPAGPSDIAVRPLAAAVQKALGQPVIVENRAGANGNIGAAEVARAPADGYTWLWTMDPVLTVNKHIYKNIGYSSDAIVVLNAAARFSQTLICNPGLGFKSVKDMLETARARELTYATGGAGSPGHLVMESLLSATGVKMVHVPYKGPAPAMQDLMGGQVDCGFLAAPTVLPQIQSGRVTALATTGRTRSPLLPALPTIAESGYPDFDGTYWLLLAAPKGVPAEIQKRFLAAMDAAIRSPQQQERVRSVDIEMVGSNPEQAQARVREISGKWEALARKINLKPD, from the coding sequence ATGCCTTGCACCCGTATCGCCCGCAGCGCTCTGGCCGGGCTGGCGGCCGCAGCGCTGCTGCTGCCGGCTGCCCATGCTGCCGACAGCTGGCCCGCCAAGCCCATACGCATCATCGTTCCCACGCCGCCCGCCGGCCCTTCCGACATTGCCGTGCGCCCGCTCGCAGCAGCCGTGCAGAAGGCGCTCGGACAGCCCGTGATCGTGGAAAACCGGGCCGGGGCCAACGGCAATATCGGGGCTGCCGAGGTCGCCCGCGCCCCGGCCGACGGCTACACCTGGCTGTGGACCATGGACCCGGTGCTCACCGTCAACAAGCATATCTACAAGAACATCGGCTACTCCAGCGATGCCATCGTGGTGCTCAATGCCGCCGCCAGGTTCTCGCAGACCCTGATCTGCAACCCCGGCCTCGGCTTCAAGTCCGTCAAGGACATGCTGGAGACCGCCAGGGCACGCGAGCTGACCTATGCCACGGGCGGCGCGGGCTCGCCCGGCCACCTGGTCATGGAGTCGCTGCTGTCGGCAACCGGCGTGAAGATGGTGCATGTGCCCTACAAGGGGCCGGCACCGGCCATGCAGGATCTGATGGGCGGCCAGGTGGACTGCGGCTTCCTGGCCGCACCCACGGTGCTGCCCCAGATCCAGAGCGGCCGGGTCACCGCGCTGGCCACCACGGGGCGCACGCGCTCGCCCCTGCTGCCGGCGCTGCCCACGATTGCCGAGTCGGGCTACCCCGATTTCGACGGCACCTACTGGCTGCTGCTGGCGGCGCCCAAGGGTGTTCCTGCCGAGATCCAGAAGCGCTTTCTCGCCGCCATGGATGCCGCCATCCGCTCGCCACAACAGCAGGAGCGGGTCAGGTCCGTGGATATCGAGATGGTGGGCAGCAACCCCGAGCAGGCCCAGGCCAGGGTGCGCGAGATCTCGGGCAAATGGGAAGCGCTGGCTCGCAAGATCAATCTGAAACCCGATTGA